One window of Methanocorpusculum vombati genomic DNA carries:
- the nifB gene encoding nitrogenase cofactor biosynthesis protein NifB, translating to MEYSGSTPAQDLPYDPETLRRINEHPCYSPEARHSFGRCHVAVAPKCNIQCNYCVRDFDCVNESRPGVTSMVLQPGEALERIDEVVAKMKHIKVVGIAGPGDPLANPETFETLRLVHERYPDTILCISTNGLLLPDKIDELEKYGVRNITVTLNAIDPAIGEKIYTFVEYGGKKYHGREAAELLLSHQLAGIEEAVRRKMLVKINTVYIPGVNDAHIPEIAKKVGAMGVFNFNIIPLIPQYKFKDILPPTPAEKAHMHELCAPYVRQMRHCQRCRADAVGLLGKDVQNEFGCCGKGDGSGTGCR from the coding sequence ATGGAATATAGTGGCTCAACGCCGGCACAGGATCTTCCCTATGATCCTGAGACCCTCCGGCGCATCAATGAACATCCCTGCTACAGTCCGGAGGCGCGGCACTCCTTCGGCCGCTGTCATGTTGCGGTTGCTCCCAAATGCAATATCCAGTGTAATTACTGTGTCCGTGACTTTGATTGTGTCAATGAGTCACGGCCGGGCGTTACCAGTATGGTGCTTCAGCCGGGAGAGGCGCTGGAGCGCATCGATGAGGTCGTTGCAAAGATGAAGCACATCAAGGTTGTCGGTATTGCAGGTCCGGGCGATCCGCTTGCAAATCCCGAGACCTTTGAGACGCTCCGTCTGGTTCATGAGAGGTATCCGGATACGATTCTCTGTATCAGTACGAACGGTCTTCTTCTGCCGGACAAGATTGATGAGCTGGAAAAATACGGTGTGCGCAACATCACGGTGACGCTGAATGCGATTGATCCTGCAATCGGTGAAAAAATTTACACCTTCGTTGAGTATGGCGGGAAAAAGTATCACGGTCGTGAGGCGGCAGAGCTTCTGCTTTCCCATCAGCTTGCGGGAATTGAGGAGGCGGTTCGGAGAAAGATGCTGGTAAAGATCAACACCGTGTATATACCCGGAGTAAATGATGCCCATATCCCGGAGATTGCCAAGAAGGTTGGGGCAATGGGTGTGTTCAACTTCAACATCATTCCCTTAATTCCCCAGTACAAGTTTAAGGATATACTTCCGCCAACACCTGCGGAGAAAGCGCATATGCATGAGCTTTGTGCCCCGTATGTCCGCCAGATGCGTCACTGTCAGCGCTGCCGTGCGGATGCGGTCGGGCTGCTCGGCAAGGATGTGCAGAATGAGTTCGGCTGCTGCGGGAAGGGCGACGGTTCCGGAACGGGTTGTCGGTAA
- a CDS encoding ArsR family transcriptional regulator produces MMDQDAIAHLLDILGNRNRRRILDLLRQKPCFVTEISERLVINPKAVIEHLAIMQKEDVISFYQDEKRRKYYYLVQDFELSVQMTKPEQPPQSVVLAPVPESTESSAPPLTDKILMIRRLLDSREKLIENLEAVEKDIDEMMNDVIVSGRSVFQNSVESEILLALIYSPLTPIELSDTIGHPIPEVTGSLRTLATKGYVESEGGRYRIKGTQKAVALAAGPVLPMRI; encoded by the coding sequence ATGATGGATCAGGACGCAATAGCTCATCTACTGGATATTCTCGGGAACCGGAACAGACGAAGGATACTTGATCTTCTCCGCCAGAAGCCGTGCTTTGTAACGGAGATATCCGAGCGTCTGGTGATCAACCCGAAAGCGGTTATTGAGCACCTGGCAATCATGCAGAAAGAGGATGTTATTTCCTTTTATCAGGATGAAAAGCGGCGAAAATACTATTATCTGGTGCAGGATTTTGAACTTTCGGTGCAGATGACAAAGCCCGAACAGCCGCCGCAGAGTGTTGTTCTGGCGCCCGTGCCGGAAAGTACGGAGTCGTCTGCTCCCCCGCTGACCGATAAAATACTCATGATACGTCGTCTCTTGGACTCCCGTGAGAAGCTGATCGAAAATCTGGAAGCGGTGGAAAAGGATATCGATGAGATGATGAATGATGTCATTGTCAGCGGCAGGAGTGTGTTCCAGAACAGTGTGGAGTCGGAGATTCTTCTTGCCCTCATTTACTCGCCGCTGACACCGATAGAGCTTTCCGATACCATCGGTCACCCGATCCCCGAGGTGACCGGGTCCCTGCGTACACTCGCCACCAAGGGATATGTGGAGTCGGAGGGCGGCCGTTACCGAATCAAGGGGACGCAAAAGGCTGTTGCACTTGCCGCCGGTCCGGTTCTTCCGATGCGAATCTGA
- the rpiA gene encoding ribose-5-phosphate isomerase RpiA, with protein MSDPVVAAKKDAGIRAANMVEDGMIVGLGTGSTVFFAMERLGERIKTEGLRILGVPTSNQTAMRAEEYGIPLTTLTLHPVLDLAIDGADQVDPKKQMIKGRGAAHLREKVVADAAKQFVVVIDSGKEVTGLDAAVPIEVLPFAYGSVAKKLRELGGEPVMREGVKKDGPVISDNGNYVVDCAFGAIADPAGLEAAINRIPGVLGNGIFAAMTAKTVVIVGGKR; from the coding sequence ATGAGTGATCCTGTTGTTGCAGCGAAGAAGGATGCCGGCATCCGTGCGGCAAATATGGTAGAAGACGGGATGATCGTCGGTCTGGGAACCGGTTCAACCGTGTTTTTTGCAATGGAGCGGCTGGGCGAGCGGATAAAAACGGAAGGTCTCCGCATTCTTGGTGTCCCCACTTCAAACCAGACGGCGATGCGTGCAGAGGAATACGGGATTCCGCTTACAACGCTGACCCTGCATCCGGTGCTTGATCTTGCGATTGACGGTGCGGATCAGGTTGATCCCAAAAAACAGATGATCAAGGGCCGCGGTGCGGCACATCTGCGGGAGAAGGTTGTGGCAGATGCGGCAAAGCAGTTTGTCGTCGTGATCGATTCCGGTAAAGAGGTTACGGGTCTGGATGCAGCTGTCCCCATTGAAGTTCTCCCCTTTGCCTACGGCAGTGTAGCAAAAAAACTCCGGGAACTCGGAGGCGAGCCGGTGATGCGGGAAGGAGTAAAGAAGGACGGCCCGGTTATCTCCGATAACGGCAACTATGTGGTTGATTGTGCGTTCGGGGCAATTGCCGATCCCGCTGGTCTTGAAGCAGCAATCAACCGCATCCCGGGTGTTCTGGGCAATGGTATTTTTGCCGCGATGACCGCAAAAACGGTTGTGATCGTCGGCGGAAAAAGATAA
- a CDS encoding DHA2 family efflux MFS transporter permease subunit, with translation MQSETPSGRTLTLILLSASLATFMSALDGTIVNIALPTISASFDLTTSSVAWVSTIYLLVMAGCLLIIGKVSDVVGFKKIFLIGFILFTIGSFTCGFLPDFTGQFSTLLASRVLQALGGAMMTVIAPAMLSYYLPGDRRAKGMSLVVLFAAVGMALGPTLGGYLTEYLSWHWIFFINVPIGIFAVLLGYAAIPKSAAATTSLKGFDSIGAVLVFIGLAALLFAFSEGVSLGWTSAPVLISIVLAVLGLGGFLWRELHYTDPLLDLSLFKSRSFIVLNVVFALLFFTFAGANYLLPFYLEHVHDYSVSFSGLIITAMSVGMMITGILAGLIYAKLKGKIRYLVMTGVALIAAGFFLLTHLTPVTGLGVIISALALIGLGLGLTTTPLTTLIMNAAPASKQGMVSSLTGLERFAPMTIGVAVYNIIFMHGIMTAVRNSGITEKPPGDIAAAILSHGFDLAFVVSVILAVVLFLLCIFIREDPAAGE, from the coding sequence ATGCAGAGTGAAACCCCTTCCGGGCGAACGTTGACACTCATTCTCCTCTCAGCTTCGCTTGCAACCTTCATGTCGGCACTTGACGGAACGATTGTCAACATTGCTCTGCCGACCATATCCGCATCGTTTGATCTCACCACCTCGTCCGTTGCATGGGTCTCGACGATCTATCTGCTGGTAATGGCCGGGTGCCTGCTCATCATCGGAAAAGTATCCGATGTGGTCGGATTCAAAAAAATATTCCTGATAGGATTCATACTCTTCACGATTGGATCCTTCACCTGCGGATTTTTGCCGGACTTTACCGGACAGTTCTCTACACTCCTTGCATCCCGGGTACTGCAGGCACTGGGAGGCGCAATGATGACCGTGATCGCACCCGCTATGCTTTCCTACTATCTTCCGGGCGACCGGCGGGCAAAAGGAATGTCACTTGTTGTCCTCTTTGCTGCGGTCGGTATGGCACTCGGCCCGACGCTCGGCGGATATCTGACCGAGTATCTCTCCTGGCACTGGATATTTTTCATCAATGTACCCATCGGCATTTTTGCCGTGCTGCTGGGATACGCGGCAATCCCGAAATCCGCCGCCGCCACAACATCCCTGAAGGGATTTGACAGTATCGGGGCAGTGCTTGTCTTCATCGGACTTGCCGCACTTCTCTTCGCCTTCTCCGAAGGTGTCTCGCTCGGCTGGACCTCAGCCCCTGTCCTTATATCGATCGTACTTGCGGTTCTGGGTCTTGGCGGATTCCTCTGGCGCGAACTCCATTACACCGACCCCCTTCTTGACCTGAGCCTCTTCAAAAGCAGATCCTTTATTGTGCTTAACGTTGTTTTCGCTCTGCTCTTCTTCACCTTCGCCGGTGCAAACTACCTCCTGCCGTTCTATCTGGAGCATGTCCACGACTACAGCGTTTCTTTTTCCGGCCTCATCATCACCGCAATGTCGGTCGGGATGATGATCACCGGAATTCTTGCAGGGCTGATCTACGCAAAACTGAAAGGAAAAATCCGGTACCTCGTGATGACAGGCGTCGCACTGATTGCGGCAGGTTTCTTCCTCCTGACACATCTGACACCGGTAACCGGTCTTGGCGTGATCATCTCGGCACTTGCCCTCATTGGTCTTGGTCTTGGTCTTACGACAACTCCGCTTACCACCCTCATCATGAACGCTGCCCCTGCATCAAAACAGGGCATGGTCTCAAGTCTCACGGGACTGGAACGGTTCGCTCCGATGACCATCGGTGTTGCGGTGTACAACATTATCTTTATGCACGGTATCATGACTGCGGTCCGTAACTCCGGCATCACGGAAAAACCGCCGGGAGATATCGCAGCTGCAATTCTCAGTCACGGATTTGATCTGGCATTTGTGGTCTCGGTCATTCTTGCCGTGGTTCTTTTCCTGCTGTGTATCTTTATCCGGGAAGATCCGGCAGCAGGGGAGTAA
- a CDS encoding metal ABC transporter solute-binding protein, Zn/Mn family — protein sequence MRGYSAVFKICSVLTVVLVCAACSAGCVSVPAEAENGRVLLVTVPPMVEIVSAVAGDGFTVLPVVPEGMSPHTYEPAPADVALFASAEMWFTLGEGFLPLEDQVAAALPDLPRVATGAEVKAVAEAGGEEGEMDPHIWLSARNGILMTEAVRDGLTAQYPEFAERFSDRAAAFCAGLSDADMRLAAVAETMEPKAFLTTHGSFGYLAEDYSLTQLVIAREGKEPAARELAEIVDSAKAAGVHIIVTEPLSGERTAIVLSEELGVVPVQINPLSVHYMDTLNSLAEVLKE from the coding sequence ATGCGTGGGTATTCTGCCGTTTTCAAAATATGTTCTGTTCTGACAGTTGTTCTTGTGTGTGCAGCATGTTCGGCGGGATGCGTGTCAGTTCCTGCGGAGGCAGAAAACGGGCGGGTCCTGCTCGTAACGGTTCCTCCGATGGTGGAAATTGTCTCTGCTGTTGCCGGGGACGGATTCACTGTTCTCCCGGTTGTACCGGAAGGAATGTCTCCCCATACATATGAGCCGGCTCCTGCTGACGTGGCTTTGTTTGCATCGGCGGAGATGTGGTTTACGCTTGGTGAGGGATTTCTGCCGCTGGAGGATCAGGTGGCGGCTGCACTGCCGGATCTGCCGCGTGTTGCAACCGGTGCGGAAGTGAAGGCGGTTGCTGAAGCGGGCGGTGAAGAGGGAGAGATGGATCCGCATATCTGGCTGTCGGCACGGAACGGGATTTTGATGACGGAGGCGGTACGTGACGGGCTTACGGCCCAATATCCGGAGTTTGCGGAGCGGTTTTCGGATAGGGCGGCTGCATTTTGCGCGGGGTTGTCCGATGCGGACATGCGGCTTGCCGCTGTTGCGGAGACTATGGAACCGAAGGCATTTCTGACCACGCACGGATCCTTCGGATATCTTGCGGAGGATTATTCTCTCACCCAGCTGGTGATTGCCCGTGAGGGAAAGGAACCCGCGGCACGTGAACTTGCGGAGATTGTTGATTCGGCAAAGGCGGCGGGTGTACATATTATTGTGACCGAGCCCCTGTCCGGAGAGCGGACTGCGATCGTACTTTCTGAAGAGCTTGGGGTTGTGCCGGTGCAGATTAATCCGTTGTCAGTGCATTATATGGATACGCTGAATTCTCTTGCGGAGGTGCTGAAGGAATGA
- a CDS encoding metal ABC transporter ATP-binding protein: MNEVLEIDHLVVERSGHVVLDDVSFVLHNGDVAAIIGPNGGGKTSFLMSVLGLIQPKSGVIRVFGEDPVSARSRVGYVPQVHTFDFSYPMTVREMVLTGRLGHIPGLVKRYREKDYAAAADALAAMDLTGYESRPIAELSGGEQQRAVISRALAGCPELLILDEPTVYVDGPTGERLMTLLEELRERMTVLMVTHDISAMSGHVNRVACLNRKLFTHDTDKITGDMVAAAYGCPVELITHGHVPHRVLASHDTGEDAEGGQ; the protein is encoded by the coding sequence ATGAATGAGGTTTTGGAGATTGATCATCTGGTGGTGGAACGGTCCGGGCACGTGGTGCTGGATGATGTGAGTTTTGTACTGCACAACGGTGATGTTGCTGCGATTATCGGACCGAACGGCGGGGGGAAAACCTCGTTTCTGATGAGTGTCCTCGGGCTGATTCAGCCGAAGTCGGGTGTTATCCGGGTCTTTGGTGAAGATCCTGTGTCGGCACGGTCGCGGGTCGGGTATGTGCCGCAGGTGCACACGTTTGATTTTTCGTATCCGATGACGGTACGGGAGATGGTACTGACCGGGCGGCTCGGACACATTCCGGGGCTGGTGAAGCGGTACCGCGAAAAGGATTATGCAGCAGCAGCGGATGCTCTTGCAGCAATGGATCTGACCGGGTATGAGAGCCGTCCGATTGCAGAGCTGTCGGGCGGAGAGCAGCAGCGTGCAGTGATCTCCCGTGCGCTTGCAGGATGTCCGGAACTGCTGATTCTGGATGAACCTACGGTGTATGTGGACGGACCGACGGGGGAACGGTTAATGACGCTTTTGGAGGAGCTGCGCGAGCGGATGACGGTACTGATGGTAACGCACGATATCAGTGCGATGTCGGGGCATGTGAACCGGGTTGCGTGCCTGAACCGGAAACTGTTCACGCATGATACGGATAAGATTACCGGGGATATGGTTGCGGCTGCGTACGGCTGCCCGGTGGAGCTGATCACGCACGGTCATGTGCCGCACCGTGTTCTTGCGAGTCATGATACCGGTGAGGATGCGGAGGGCGGGCAATGA
- a CDS encoding metal ABC transporter permease, whose product MTDLLSYVFMQHAFLAAGLASVVCGIIGSYIIVRQMTAVSGGISHATFGGVGLGYLLGFSPIAGAAGFAVCAAVVIGVLKEYAHQKVDMLIGAVWAVGMALGVLFVALTPGYVPDIESYLFGNILLVTSGDLVLAGVLAVVITAVVALLYQPFLAVTFDEEYATVMNLPVKLLNLLLLILIALAVVMLIQVVGIILVIALLTLPAASCRMLTSRLWVMMAGSVAIAAVASFGGILLSYFWNIPSGATITLAAAAMFLLVIGVQRCAKRRR is encoded by the coding sequence ATGACGGATCTGCTGTCGTATGTGTTTATGCAGCATGCGTTCCTTGCGGCAGGGCTTGCAAGTGTTGTGTGCGGTATCATCGGGAGTTATATTATTGTCCGGCAGATGACGGCGGTTTCCGGCGGGATTTCCCATGCGACGTTTGGCGGGGTGGGTCTTGGATATCTGCTGGGTTTTTCGCCGATTGCAGGCGCGGCAGGGTTTGCGGTGTGTGCTGCGGTGGTGATCGGGGTTTTGAAGGAGTATGCGCATCAGAAGGTGGATATGCTGATCGGTGCAGTGTGGGCGGTAGGGATGGCGCTTGGTGTGCTGTTTGTTGCGCTGACGCCCGGGTATGTGCCGGACATTGAGTCATATCTGTTCGGAAATATTCTGCTGGTGACGAGCGGGGATCTTGTTCTTGCGGGAGTTCTTGCAGTGGTGATTACGGCGGTTGTTGCTCTGCTGTATCAGCCGTTTCTTGCGGTGACGTTTGATGAAGAGTATGCAACGGTCATGAATCTGCCGGTGAAACTGCTGAATCTGCTCCTGCTGATTCTGATCGCGCTTGCTGTGGTAATGCTGATTCAGGTGGTGGGGATTATTCTCGTGATTGCACTTCTGACTCTGCCTGCGGCAAGCTGCCGGATGCTGACTTCGCGATTGTGGGTGATGATGGCAGGTTCGGTTGCGATTGCGGCTGTTGCCTCATTCGGCGGGATTTTGTTGTCCTATTTCTGGAATATTCCGTCCGGTGCTACGATTACGCTTGCAGCAGCCGCGATGTTTCTGCTGGTGATTGGAGTACAGCGGTGCGCGAAAAGGCGGCGGTGA
- a CDS encoding DUF5611 family protein produces the protein MQEYEVKRGMTKDLPERIAAGFTDIFETEPKTEDGHYSISYGSMSHLEVWAGEKNKTVIVDTETNKEVLAMPDAEADAIILDTNKRFRQYLDLITGFTTKERVKRAKKAAEKEE, from the coding sequence ATGCAGGAATATGAAGTTAAGCGCGGAATGACAAAAGATCTTCCCGAACGGATTGCTGCCGGATTTACCGATATCTTTGAAACGGAACCGAAGACAGAGGATGGACACTACTCAATCTCGTACGGGAGCATGTCGCATCTGGAAGTCTGGGCCGGAGAAAAGAACAAGACCGTGATTGTCGATACCGAGACAAACAAGGAAGTTCTTGCCATGCCGGACGCAGAGGCTGACGCGATCATTCTGGACACCAACAAACGCTTCCGCCAGTATCTGGATCTGATTACCGGCTTTACAACAAAAGAGCGGGTAAAACGGGCAAAAAAAGCTGCTGAAAAGGAAGAATAA